The DNA sequence GGATTGCCATGAAATTGTACTGGCTGTCAATCAGAAAAATGATTCTGCTTATCATATTTATCTTCAGTCAGGATATATTTTTGACGGTAAAACAAGAATTGGAAGAAGCGGCCCTCAATACCTGATGTACAAAAAACTTTAATAAAATTTTAAAATCATAATTTTTTATCTGCTGATATCTTTCCATAACTTTGAGTAACATCAAATTACAAAACATGGAAATATCACTTCGAAATCAGGTAGCTGTGGTTACAGGTGCCTCCAGCGGAATAGGTTCAGGAATCGCAAAATCATTAGCTGAAGCAGGAGCAACAGTCATTGTCAACCATTCTTCGGAAAGATCTTTAGAAGAAGCTAAAGCTGTTCTGAAAGAAATTACCGATGCCGGAGGAAAAGGGATCACTTACGCCTGTGACGTCTCTAAAGAAGATCAGGTAATCAAAATGTTTCAGGATGTTGTTTCCGAATTTCAAACTGTAGATATTCTGGTGAATAATGCAGGCATTCAAAAAGATGCAAAGTTCACCGAAATGACAATAGACCAATGGAATGCCGTCATTGGTGTCAATCTGACGGGGCAGTTTCTATGTGCCAGGGAAGCTATCAAAGAATTTTTACGACGGGGAATAGATCCTTCACGTTCTGTTGCCTGTGGAAAGATCATTCATATCAGTTCTGTACATGAAATTATTCCGTGGGCCGGACATGCCAACTACGCATCAAGCAAAGGAGCCATCAGAATGTTGATGCAAACCCTTGCGCAGGAATATGGAGCAGCCAAAATCAGGGTCAATTCTATTTGTCCGGGAGCCATTCAGACTCCTATTAACCAAAATGCATGGAGTACTCCTGAAGCACTCAATTCTCTTCTTACCCTTATACCTTATAACAGAATCGGACAGCCGAAGGATATCGGGAACTTAGCCGCTTTTCTTGCCAGTGATCTTGCTGATTATATCACAGGAACCAGCATCTTCGTGGATGGTGGAATGACTACATTTGAGAGTTTTTCCACAGGTGGTTAAAAAGTTTAAGGTTTAAAGTTCAAGGTTTAAAGTTTTGAGGTTGTTCTCATAGCTTGCAATGTGATCAAATATTACTCATTGCTTATTATTCATTACTCATAATTATCGCTTATGTCAGAAAAACAGAGAATTTCAGATATTTCATGGAAAAAATGGGGGCCGTATGTAAGTAACCGGGAGTGGGGACTCGTTCGTGAAGATTACAGTGAAAACGGTGATGCCTGGAATTATACCAGTCATGATACTGCGGAAGCCAAAACATACCGTTGGGGTGAGGAAGGCATATGCGGAATCTGTGATGACCTTCAGAAACTGGTATTCTCTGTCGGATTCTGGAATAAAAAGGATAAAATGGTGAAAGAACGGTTCTTTGGGTTGACCAACGGACAGGGAAATCACGGTGAAGACGTGAAGGAATATTTTTACTACCTGGATTCTACACCTACGCATTCTTACATGAAAATGCTGTATAAGTATCCGCAAAATACTTTTCCCTATGAAGATCTTGTAAAAACAAATGCTTCGAGAAGTAAGGATGAAACGGAATATGAACTGATTGATACCGGAATTTTTGATAATAATGAATACTTCGACATCTTTATTGAATATGCAAAAGAAAGTCAGAATGATATTCTGGTCAGACTCACCATTATCAATAAATCTGAAAAAGAGGCTTCTCTTGTGATATTGCCTACGGTTTGGTTCAGGAATACCTGGAATTGGGGATATGACGACTATCAACCAAAATTACATGCTGAAGATGCAGACCGTATTAAAGTGGATCACCAGGATGTTGATATTAAAAATGTATATGCAAAACAATCTTTAAAAACCCTGTTTTGTAACAATGAAACCAATAATGAAAGGCTCTACCAGTCGAAAAATGGATCAAAGTTCTGCAAAGACGGGATCAATAATTTTGTAATGACGGGTAACTCTAAGTCCGTAAATCCCAAAAATGTAGGAACAAAAGCCTCTTTTTTTATTGATGAAGATTTTAAAGCCGGGGAATCCAGAACATTTGAATTCAGAATATCAGATAAAGATTTACGAGAGCCGTTCGGTGATTTTGACACTCTTTTTAATCAAAGACAGACAGAAGCCGATGAATTTTATGCCGAAATCCAGAAAGGAATCGCTTCGGAAGATGAAAAACTGGTACAAAGACAGGCTTTTGCAGGAATGTTGTGGAATAAAATGTTTTACCATTACAATGTTGAAAAATGGCTGAAAGGTGATCCGGCTGAAATGCCTCCTCCAAAGTCGCGGGAAAAAATAAGAAATTACGAATGGAAACATCTTAATAACGAACACATTATTTCCATGCCGGATAAATGGGAATATCCATGGTATGCCACCTGGGATCTGGCATTTCACACCATCAGTTTCTCCCTGATTGATCCGGATTTTGCTAAACATCAATTGAAGCTTTTCCTGTTTGAATGGTATATGCATCCCAATGGACAGCTTCCCGCCTACGAATGGAATCTTAGTGATGTGAATCCTCCGGTACATGCCTGGGCGGTTTTCAGAGTATTTAAAATTGATGAATATTTAAAGGATAAACCCGACCTGGAGTTCCTGGAAAGTGCTTTCCAGAAATTATTGATGAACTTTACCTGGTGGGTGAATAAAAAAGATACCAATGGCAACAACATATTTGAAGGAGGTTTCTTAGGTCTTGATAATATTGGAGTTTTTGACCGGAATGCTGTTTTACCCAACGGAGAACAGCTGGAACAGTCGGACGGGACAAGCTGGATGGCTATGTTTGCCCTGAATATGATGCGGATTGCCCTGGAACTTGCTCTTTACAATAATGTGTATGAAGAGATGGCGATGAAGTTTTTTGAACATTTTCTGTCCATTGCCAATTCACTGGATAATATGGGGGATGAAGAATTCAGTTTGTGGGATGAACAAGACGAGTTTTTCTATGATGCCATAGCTTCTAATGACGGAACACATATGTATTTAAGATTAAGGACCATCGTAGGGCTGATCCCGATGTTTGCCGTTGAGGTTATAGATGATGAAATGATTGAAAACCTGCCCAATTTTAAGAAAAGAATGAAATGGGTACTGGATAATAAACCGGAACTGGCTTCTCTGGTTTCAAGATGGGAAGTCAAAGGTCAGGATTCCAAGCACCTTTTGTCTTTACTTCGGGGACACCGTTTGAAAAGATTGTTAAACAGAATGCTGAATCCGGAGGAGTTTTTAAGTGATTATGGCGTAAGAGCACTATCAAAAGAATATGAAAACAATCCTTATACTTTAACCCTGAATGAAACGGATTATAGGGTGAAATATACTCCGGCAGAAAGTGATAGTGGACTGTTCGGGGGGAACAGCAACTGGCGCGGCCCGGTGTGGTTTCCTATTAATTTTTTGATAATCGATAG is a window from the Chryseobacterium indologenes genome containing:
- a CDS encoding glucose 1-dehydrogenase, with product MEISLRNQVAVVTGASSGIGSGIAKSLAEAGATVIVNHSSERSLEEAKAVLKEITDAGGKGITYACDVSKEDQVIKMFQDVVSEFQTVDILVNNAGIQKDAKFTEMTIDQWNAVIGVNLTGQFLCAREAIKEFLRRGIDPSRSVACGKIIHISSVHEIIPWAGHANYASSKGAIRMLMQTLAQEYGAAKIRVNSICPGAIQTPINQNAWSTPEALNSLLTLIPYNRIGQPKDIGNLAAFLASDLADYITGTSIFVDGGMTTFESFSTGG
- a CDS encoding MGH1-like glycoside hydrolase domain-containing protein: MSEKQRISDISWKKWGPYVSNREWGLVREDYSENGDAWNYTSHDTAEAKTYRWGEEGICGICDDLQKLVFSVGFWNKKDKMVKERFFGLTNGQGNHGEDVKEYFYYLDSTPTHSYMKMLYKYPQNTFPYEDLVKTNASRSKDETEYELIDTGIFDNNEYFDIFIEYAKESQNDILVRLTIINKSEKEASLVILPTVWFRNTWNWGYDDYQPKLHAEDADRIKVDHQDVDIKNVYAKQSLKTLFCNNETNNERLYQSKNGSKFCKDGINNFVMTGNSKSVNPKNVGTKASFFIDEDFKAGESRTFEFRISDKDLREPFGDFDTLFNQRQTEADEFYAEIQKGIASEDEKLVQRQAFAGMLWNKMFYHYNVEKWLKGDPAEMPPPKSREKIRNYEWKHLNNEHIISMPDKWEYPWYATWDLAFHTISFSLIDPDFAKHQLKLFLFEWYMHPNGQLPAYEWNLSDVNPPVHAWAVFRVFKIDEYLKDKPDLEFLESAFQKLLMNFTWWVNKKDTNGNNIFEGGFLGLDNIGVFDRNAVLPNGEQLEQSDGTSWMAMFALNMMRIALELALYNNVYEEMAMKFFEHFLSIANSLDNMGDEEFSLWDEQDEFFYDAIASNDGTHMYLRLRTIVGLIPMFAVEVIDDEMIENLPNFKKRMKWVLDNKPELASLVSRWEVKGQDSKHLLSLLRGHRLKRLLNRMLNPEEFLSDYGVRALSKEYENNPYTLTLNETDYRVKYTPAESDSGLFGGNSNWRGPVWFPINFLIIDSLQRFFFYYSPDFLVEYPTGSGSYSNLDQIADALNKRLAKIFLKDENGKRPVHGQYERFQTDPDFKDYILFYEYFHGDNGRGVGASHQTGWTGLIAKILQPRFSKKEIAESETEMPEDIEKTKEP